Below is a genomic region from Vibrio mimicus.
GTTCGCCAGTTAGTTACTATCTTATTTAATACTAAGACATGAATAGCCATTTTCACAGATGGCAGGTGCCAGTTGCTGCACTTTCCATCACAAGTCCAATGAAATCGCTCATTCCTGAGTAATTATGAGCTAAAACCCACAAATTGAGGCTCGGTTTAACTCAATATCAAAAAAATATTTTTTACGCTCTCATCGCTCACCTTGTTCAAGATAGTACGAAAGTGAACTTAATGATTTTATGAGTTAAATCACACTTGACTGCATCTGTTTCTGCAATTTTTAATCAAATAGGATTTATGTGCGTTCATAAACTTTCATATTGGCAAGCTTGACATACACTAGCATGTATCCCTTACCAAAAGCCGAGGGCTTGAATTATGTGGCCAGCAATTATTCAGCAATTGTCCGAACAAATGGGCAAGGATTTTCACCTAGTTGAAAAGGAAAAAGTGCATGGAGGTGACATTAATGAATGCTTTATGGTCAGCGACGGTGTTGATCGTTACTTTGTGAAAACCAACCAGCGTGAATTCTTAAGTAAATTTGAAGCTGAAGTGGAAAATTTACGTGTAATGAGAGATTCCAATACCGTGCTAGTTCCTGATTATATTGTGCACGGTACAAGTAAAACTCATGCTTATCTAGTGCTTAACTACCTCGCCATCAAGCCACTGGATGACGCTGAGAAAAGCTTTGATTTTGGTGTTCAGCTCGCCAGTTTACATCGCTGGGGGGATCAAAAAGAGTATGGCTTCGATTTCGATAACTACATCGGCGCTACCGTTCAACCGAACCCTTGGCACAAAAAGTGGGCATTGTTCTTTGCTGAACAACGCATCGGTTGGCAGTTACAATTGCTGCAAGAGAAAGGCATTCATTTAATTGATATTGATGAGTTTGTGGAGCTAATAAAAACTCGACTATCCAACCACTCTCCTCGCCCCTCACTTCTGCATGGCGATCTCTGGTTTGGTAATGTTGCCAATTCAGTTCAAGGGCCTTTGTGTTTTGATCCTGCTTGTTATTGGGGTGATCGAGAGTGTGATATTGCACTCG
It encodes:
- a CDS encoding fructosamine kinase family protein, whose protein sequence is MWPAIIQQLSEQMGKDFHLVEKEKVHGGDINECFMVSDGVDRYFVKTNQREFLSKFEAEVENLRVMRDSNTVLVPDYIVHGTSKTHAYLVLNYLAIKPLDDAEKSFDFGVQLASLHRWGDQKEYGFDFDNYIGATVQPNPWHKKWALFFAEQRIGWQLQLLQEKGIHLIDIDEFVELIKTRLSNHSPRPSLLHGDLWFGNVANSVQGPLCFDPACYWGDRECDIALAEWFGGFQPEFFQGYESVWPLDWGYEERKDIYNLYHVLNHYNQFGGHYLDEAQKLLDKILSY